From a region of the Tachysurus fulvidraco isolate hzauxx_2018 chromosome 5, HZAU_PFXX_2.0, whole genome shotgun sequence genome:
- the sap130a gene encoding histone deacetylase complex subunit SAP130a isoform X3, with translation MDSIMGTRTVSVHFQIQHCMDSIMGTRTVSVHFQIQHCMDSIMGTRTVSVHFQIQHCMDSIMGTRTVSVHFQIQHAEYGKSSYPGFGGKMSSQQFPRAPLPPTGVGQGPAPAGNSTLIPGGQPGGEEGTRDADHPQDPLPSGRLSGAALQFRDDKQETVVVRPYPQVQTLSQTPALAQHMSIQPSATVTVAAPPAQLAPGQQPPFTDGAIKAGLKPGMPSRLIAPAPATSQGHLPGPAKVPGHITVTLESSMAPASIPVATISGQQGQGNVHHLTAVQIIRGNTPALQISSPTASPHTFTSHLPRGAAAAAVMSSTKGPTVLRPACGANAAPGQPAAVQHINHQSISSRPVATTSTAVLPTVVAPISTARTQSPVISPPVTHTAEIMYGRAGLTIHPVPPPATISIQRPPTPRETARITLPSHPAMGAQKAQPAHTMTQSIFSTVAPVAAATVAPILATNTVPSTATTGSAPHTQMSSSTIVTMTMTSHSSHATAVTSSTIPVAKVVPQPIAHTSPRIQPEYSGERTNLISISGHRSSPNPVTMEARSDNRPTVPVQFQYFLPTNPPYAYPLTHTYTPITSSVSTIRPYPVTAQAPSSAIPAQAGVGVATTVHLNPMQLMAVDRIGLQSAQISTQNIQAASMTPQGIQPAPIGVQGLHATAPISTQGIQQAPVTTQQPQAESKQSTGVVLAESTAFVTNPIGSTFSPTQPVTTIVQTHPQGTSTGAPTQVSSPRPSILRKKPVNEGAVRKTLIQAQSSEPSTARVDSGVRLAGSPRPAGVKPKPDIHVAMTPPVMATVEALPTHGGEQQPLSSPAQHLSQAIPALLAPPIPPPPSQSAAVLSALPAAMAITPPVPASMANAVSSPTQPAASSTAALSSTLPEIKVKQEAESMDTSQPALSIPSSTAPASIFSPQASGLTVPPQPGDLLLPGASPRKKPRKQQHVISNEEGEMMETNSTDEERASSRTPGSKTERPESPPREYVDEEGVRYVPVRPRPPITLLRHYRNPWKAAYHHFQRYSDIRVKEEKKNSLQDVANQRGVACRAQGWKVHLCAAQLKQLTSLEHDVYSRLITLQEGLIPKKRAGADDDLHRINELIQGNMQRCKLVMDQVTEARDTMMKVLDHKDRVLKLLNKNGTVKKSSKLKRKDRT, from the exons ATGGATTCCATAATGGGTACCAGAACagtttcagttcattttcaGATTCAACATTGTATGGATTCCATAATGGGTACCAGAACagtttcagttcattttcaGATTCAACATTGTATGGATTCCATAATGGGTACCAGAACagtttcagttcattttcaGATTCAACATTGTATGGATTCCATAATGGGTACCAGAACagtttcagttcattttcaGATTCAACATGCTGAATATGGAAAATCCTCTTATCCAG GTTTTGGAGGTAAAATGAGTTCTCAGCAGTTTCCACGGGCACCCTTGCCTCCTACAGGAGTGGGACAAGGCCCAGCACCTGCTGGCAACAGCACCCTCATTCCTGGAGGCCAACCAG GTGGAGAAGAAGGCACCAGAGATGCAGACCACCCTCAGGACCCTCTGCCTAGTGGCAGATTGTCTGGAGCAGCTTTGCAGTTTCGTGATGATAAACAGGAGACAGTAGTGGTTAGGCCCTATCCTCAAGTGCAGACTTTGAGCCAAACTCCAGCTTTGGCGCAACACATGTCTATCCAGCCGAGTGCCACAGTCACTGTAGCTGCACCACCAGCTCAGTTGGCCCCTGGCCAGCAGCCTCCCTTTACTGATGGAGCAATCAAG GCTGGCCTAAAACCTGGTATGCCCAGTCGACTTATTGCACCAGCTCCAGCTACTAGTCAAGGGCACCTTCCCGGCCCAGCAAAGGTCCCTGGTCATATTACTGTTACTCTAGAAAGCAGTATGGCTCCAGCCTCCATCCCTGTGGCAACCATCAGCGGTCAGCAG GGACAGGGTAATGTGCACCACTTGACCGCTGTGCAGATTATTAGAGGCAACACACCTGCACTGCAGATCAGCTCTCCTACTGCTTCCCCTCACACTTTCACCTCCCACCTGCCCAGAG GTGCAGCTGCTGCAGCCGTGATGTCGAGCACTAAAGGCCCTACTGTACTGAGACCTGCGTGTGGAGCAAATGCAGCGCCTGGTCAACCTGCAGCTGTACAGCACATCAACCACCAGTCCATTTCG TCTCGACCTGTAGCCACCACCTCCACCGCTGTGCTGCCTACTGTGGTTGCCCCCATTTCAACAGCCAGAACCCAGTCTCCTGTTATCAGCCCTCCagttacacacactgcagaaatAATGTATGG GCGTGCAGGGCTTACAATCCATCCTGTTCCTCCTCCTGCCACCATCAGTATCCAGAGGCCTCCAACGCCAAGAGAAACTGCACGCATCACACTGCCTTCCCATCCAGCTATGGGAGCTCAAAAAGCCCAGCCTGCACACACCATGACACAG TCTATTTTCAGCACTGTGGCTCCAGTTGCTGCAGCAACGGTTGCCCCGATCCTAGCTACCAATACAGTGCCATCAACTGCCACCACAg GTTCTGCACCTCATACCCAGATGAGCAGCAGTACAATAGTCACTATGACGATGACTTCCCACTCTTCACATGCAACGGCTGTAACAAGCTCTACAATTCCTGTTG CTAAAGTCGTTCCTCAACCGATTGCCCACACTTCCCCTCGGATCCAACCTGAATATTCCGGGGAAAGAACAAACCTGATCTCCATCTCTGGCCACCGCTCGTCCCCAAACCCTGTCACTATGGAGGCCCGCAGTGACAATAG ACCCACTGTGCCTGTCCAGTTTCAGTACTTTTTACCCACGAACCCACCATACGCCTATCCACTCACTCATACCTATACACCAATCACTAGCTCTGTTTCCACCATCCGACCCTATCCAG TCACAGCACAGGCTCCAAGCTCGGCAATTCCTGCTCAAGCTGGTGTGGGTGTGGCCACCACTGTGCATTTAAATCCCATGCAGCTAATGGCTGTGGATCGCATCGGCCTGCAGTCAGCTCAGATCAGTACTCAAAATATCCAGGCAGCTTCCATGACTCCACAGGGTATTCAACCTGCACCAATTGGAGTACAAGGTCTGCATGCCACAGCACCAATCAGTACGCAGGGGATTCAGCAGGCACCAGTCACCACACAACAGCCACAGGCAGAGTCAAAACAATCAa CAGGTGTAGTTCTGGCTGAGAGCACTGCATTTGTGACCAACCCAATTGGCAGTACATTCAGCCCTACACAGCCTGTCACCACTATAGTTCAGACTCACCCCCAGGGGACAAGCACAGGTGCCCCCACGCAAGTCTCTTCACCCAGACCCAGCATCCTCCGCAAGAAACCTGTGAATGAGGG GGCTGTGCGTAAAACTTTGATCCAGGCGCAGTCGAGCGAGCCTAGTACTGCAAGAGTGGATAGTGGCGTGCGACTTGCTGGATCCCCACGACCAGCGGG AGTGAAGCCCAAGCCTGACATTCATGTTGCCATGACGCCTCCAGTGATGGCCACCGTGGAGGCCCTGCCAACTCATGGTGGTGAACAACAGCCCCTCTCCTCTCCAGCTCAGCACCTATCACAGGCTATTCCTGCTCTTCTTGCCCCACCCAtacctccacctccctctcagtctGCAGCAGTTCTGTCTGCCCTCCCTGCAGCCATGGCCATAACGCCTCCTGTTCCTGCCTCTATGGCCAATGCTGTCTCCTCTCCCACTCAGCCAGCAGCCAGTAGCACAGCAGCGCTTAGCTCCACCCTCCCGGAGATCAAAGTAAAACAGGAGGCGGAGTCAATGGACACCTCACAGCCAG CTCTTTCCATCCCCTCGTCGACAGCCCCAGCCTCCATTTTCTCTCCTCAGGCCTCAGGCCTCACAGTGCCCCCTCAACCCGGAGATCTTCTTCTGCCTGGTGCATCGCCACGAAAGAAACCACGCAAACAGCAGCACGTTATTTCAAACGAAGAGGGAGAGATGATGGAGACCAACAGCACAGACGAAGAGAGGGCCAGCAGCAGAACTCCAGGGAGTAAAACAGAGAGACCAGAGTCACCTCCCAGGGAATATGTGG ATGAAGAGGGTGTACGGTATGTGCCTGTGCGTCCCAGACCCCCAATCACGCTCCTGCGTCATTACAGAAACCCCTGGAAAGCTGCATACCATCACTTCCAGAGATACAGTGACATCCGCGTTAAAG AGGAGAAAAAGAATTCTCTCCAAGACGTGGCCAATCAGAGAGGGGTTGCATGCCGTGCACAGGGATGGAAGGTACACTTGTGTGCGGCGCAGCTTAAGCAGCTG ACAAGCCTAGAGCATGACGTGTACAGCCGCCTCATTACGCTCCAGGAAGGACTCATCCCAAAGAAGAGAGCAGGAGCTGATGATGACCTGCATCGTATCAACGAGCTCATCCAG GGTAACATGCAGCGCTGTAAGCTCGTGATGGATCAGGTGACTGAGGCAAGAGACACCATGATGAAAGTTCTGGACCATAAAGACAGAGTCCTCAAGTTACTCAACAAAAACGGCACAGTCAAGAAGAGCTCCAAGTTAAAGCGCAAAGATCGGACCTAG
- the sap130a gene encoding histone deacetylase complex subunit SAP130a isoform X8 — protein sequence MSSQQFPRAPLPPTGVGQGPAPAGNSTLIPGGQPGGEEGTRDADHPQDPLPSGRLSGAALQFRDDKQETVVVRPYPQVQTLSQTPALAQHMSIQPSATVTVAAPPAQLAPGQQPPFTDGAIKAGLKPGMPSRLIAPAPATSQGHLPGPAKVPGHITVTLESSMAPASIPVATISGQQGQGNVHHLTAVQIIRGNTPALQISSPTASPHTFTSHLPRGAAAAAVMSSTKGPTVLRPACGANAAPGQPAAVQHINHQSISSRPVATTSTAVLPTVVAPISTARTQSPVISPPVTHTAEIMYGRAGLTIHPVPPPATISIQRPPTPRETARITLPSHPAMGAQKAQPAHTMTQKSIFSTVAPVAAATVAPILATNTVPSTATTGSAPHTQMSSSTIVTMTMTSHSSHATAVTSSTIPVAKVVPQPIAHTSPRIQPEYSGERTNLISISGHRSSPNPVTMEARSDNRPTVPVQFQYFLPTNPPYAYPLTHTYTPITSSVSTIRPYPVTAQAPSSAIPAQAGVGVATTVHLNPMQLMAVDRIGLQSAQISTQNIQAASMTPQGIQPAPIGVQGLHATAPISTQGIQQAPVTTQQPQAESKQSTGVVLAESTAFVTNPIGSTFSPTQPVTTIVQTHPQGTSTGAPTQVSSPRPSILRKKPVNEGAVRKTLIQAQSSEPSTARVDSGVRLAGSPRPAGVKPKPDIHVAMTPPVMATVEALPTHGGEQQPLSSPAQHLSQAIPALLAPPIPPPPSQSAAVLSALPAAMAITPPVPASMANAVSSPTQPAASSTAALSSTLPEIKVKQEAESMDTSQPALSIPSSTAPASIFSPQASGLTVPPQPGDLLLPGASPRKKPRKQQHVISNEEGEMMETNSTDEERASSRTPGSKTERPESPPREYVDEEGVRYVPVRPRPPITLLRHYRNPWKAAYHHFQRYSDIRVKEEKKNSLQDVANQRGVACRAQGWKVHLCAAQLKQLTSLEHDVYSRLITLQEGLIPKKRAGADDDLHRINELIQGNMQRCKLVMDQVTEARDTMMKVLDHKDRVLKLLNKNGTVKKSSKLKRKDRT from the exons ATGAGTTCTCAGCAGTTTCCACGGGCACCCTTGCCTCCTACAGGAGTGGGACAAGGCCCAGCACCTGCTGGCAACAGCACCCTCATTCCTGGAGGCCAACCAG GTGGAGAAGAAGGCACCAGAGATGCAGACCACCCTCAGGACCCTCTGCCTAGTGGCAGATTGTCTGGAGCAGCTTTGCAGTTTCGTGATGATAAACAGGAGACAGTAGTGGTTAGGCCCTATCCTCAAGTGCAGACTTTGAGCCAAACTCCAGCTTTGGCGCAACACATGTCTATCCAGCCGAGTGCCACAGTCACTGTAGCTGCACCACCAGCTCAGTTGGCCCCTGGCCAGCAGCCTCCCTTTACTGATGGAGCAATCAAG GCTGGCCTAAAACCTGGTATGCCCAGTCGACTTATTGCACCAGCTCCAGCTACTAGTCAAGGGCACCTTCCCGGCCCAGCAAAGGTCCCTGGTCATATTACTGTTACTCTAGAAAGCAGTATGGCTCCAGCCTCCATCCCTGTGGCAACCATCAGCGGTCAGCAG GGACAGGGTAATGTGCACCACTTGACCGCTGTGCAGATTATTAGAGGCAACACACCTGCACTGCAGATCAGCTCTCCTACTGCTTCCCCTCACACTTTCACCTCCCACCTGCCCAGAG GTGCAGCTGCTGCAGCCGTGATGTCGAGCACTAAAGGCCCTACTGTACTGAGACCTGCGTGTGGAGCAAATGCAGCGCCTGGTCAACCTGCAGCTGTACAGCACATCAACCACCAGTCCATTTCG TCTCGACCTGTAGCCACCACCTCCACCGCTGTGCTGCCTACTGTGGTTGCCCCCATTTCAACAGCCAGAACCCAGTCTCCTGTTATCAGCCCTCCagttacacacactgcagaaatAATGTATGG GCGTGCAGGGCTTACAATCCATCCTGTTCCTCCTCCTGCCACCATCAGTATCCAGAGGCCTCCAACGCCAAGAGAAACTGCACGCATCACACTGCCTTCCCATCCAGCTATGGGAGCTCAAAAAGCCCAGCCTGCACACACCATGACACAG AAGTCTATTTTCAGCACTGTGGCTCCAGTTGCTGCAGCAACGGTTGCCCCGATCCTAGCTACCAATACAGTGCCATCAACTGCCACCACAg GTTCTGCACCTCATACCCAGATGAGCAGCAGTACAATAGTCACTATGACGATGACTTCCCACTCTTCACATGCAACGGCTGTAACAAGCTCTACAATTCCTGTTG CTAAAGTCGTTCCTCAACCGATTGCCCACACTTCCCCTCGGATCCAACCTGAATATTCCGGGGAAAGAACAAACCTGATCTCCATCTCTGGCCACCGCTCGTCCCCAAACCCTGTCACTATGGAGGCCCGCAGTGACAATAG ACCCACTGTGCCTGTCCAGTTTCAGTACTTTTTACCCACGAACCCACCATACGCCTATCCACTCACTCATACCTATACACCAATCACTAGCTCTGTTTCCACCATCCGACCCTATCCAG TCACAGCACAGGCTCCAAGCTCGGCAATTCCTGCTCAAGCTGGTGTGGGTGTGGCCACCACTGTGCATTTAAATCCCATGCAGCTAATGGCTGTGGATCGCATCGGCCTGCAGTCAGCTCAGATCAGTACTCAAAATATCCAGGCAGCTTCCATGACTCCACAGGGTATTCAACCTGCACCAATTGGAGTACAAGGTCTGCATGCCACAGCACCAATCAGTACGCAGGGGATTCAGCAGGCACCAGTCACCACACAACAGCCACAGGCAGAGTCAAAACAATCAa CAGGTGTAGTTCTGGCTGAGAGCACTGCATTTGTGACCAACCCAATTGGCAGTACATTCAGCCCTACACAGCCTGTCACCACTATAGTTCAGACTCACCCCCAGGGGACAAGCACAGGTGCCCCCACGCAAGTCTCTTCACCCAGACCCAGCATCCTCCGCAAGAAACCTGTGAATGAGGG GGCTGTGCGTAAAACTTTGATCCAGGCGCAGTCGAGCGAGCCTAGTACTGCAAGAGTGGATAGTGGCGTGCGACTTGCTGGATCCCCACGACCAGCGGG AGTGAAGCCCAAGCCTGACATTCATGTTGCCATGACGCCTCCAGTGATGGCCACCGTGGAGGCCCTGCCAACTCATGGTGGTGAACAACAGCCCCTCTCCTCTCCAGCTCAGCACCTATCACAGGCTATTCCTGCTCTTCTTGCCCCACCCAtacctccacctccctctcagtctGCAGCAGTTCTGTCTGCCCTCCCTGCAGCCATGGCCATAACGCCTCCTGTTCCTGCCTCTATGGCCAATGCTGTCTCCTCTCCCACTCAGCCAGCAGCCAGTAGCACAGCAGCGCTTAGCTCCACCCTCCCGGAGATCAAAGTAAAACAGGAGGCGGAGTCAATGGACACCTCACAGCCAG CTCTTTCCATCCCCTCGTCGACAGCCCCAGCCTCCATTTTCTCTCCTCAGGCCTCAGGCCTCACAGTGCCCCCTCAACCCGGAGATCTTCTTCTGCCTGGTGCATCGCCACGAAAGAAACCACGCAAACAGCAGCACGTTATTTCAAACGAAGAGGGAGAGATGATGGAGACCAACAGCACAGACGAAGAGAGGGCCAGCAGCAGAACTCCAGGGAGTAAAACAGAGAGACCAGAGTCACCTCCCAGGGAATATGTGG ATGAAGAGGGTGTACGGTATGTGCCTGTGCGTCCCAGACCCCCAATCACGCTCCTGCGTCATTACAGAAACCCCTGGAAAGCTGCATACCATCACTTCCAGAGATACAGTGACATCCGCGTTAAAG AGGAGAAAAAGAATTCTCTCCAAGACGTGGCCAATCAGAGAGGGGTTGCATGCCGTGCACAGGGATGGAAGGTACACTTGTGTGCGGCGCAGCTTAAGCAGCTG ACAAGCCTAGAGCATGACGTGTACAGCCGCCTCATTACGCTCCAGGAAGGACTCATCCCAAAGAAGAGAGCAGGAGCTGATGATGACCTGCATCGTATCAACGAGCTCATCCAG GGTAACATGCAGCGCTGTAAGCTCGTGATGGATCAGGTGACTGAGGCAAGAGACACCATGATGAAAGTTCTGGACCATAAAGACAGAGTCCTCAAGTTACTCAACAAAAACGGCACAGTCAAGAAGAGCTCCAAGTTAAAGCGCAAAGATCGGACCTAG
- the sap130a gene encoding histone deacetylase complex subunit SAP130a isoform X2, whose product MDSIMGTRTVSVHFQIQHCMDSIMGTRTVSVHFQIQHCMDSIMGTRTVSVHFQIQHCMDSIMGTRTVSVHFQIQHAEYGKSSYPGFGGKMSSQQFPRAPLPPTGVGQGPAPAGNSTLIPGGQPGGEEGTRDADHPQDPLPSGRLSGAALQFRDDKQETVVVRPYPQVQTLSQTPALAQHMSIQPSATVTVAAPPAQLAPGQQPPFTDGAIKAGLKPGMPSRLIAPAPATSQGHLPGPAKVPGHITVTLESSMAPASIPVATISGQQGQGNVHHLTAVQIIRGNTPALQISSPTASPHTFTSHLPRGAAAAAVMSSTKGPTVLRPACGANAAPGQPAAVQHINHQSISSRPVATTSTAVLPTVVAPISTARTQSPVISPPVTHTAEIMYGRAGLTIHPVPPPATISIQRPPTPRETARITLPSHPAMGAQKAQPAHTMTQKSIFSTVAPVAAATVAPILATNTVPSTATTGSAPHTQMSSSTIVTMTMTSHSSHATAVTSSTIPVAKVVPQPIAHTSPRIQPEYSGERTNLISISGHRSSPNPVTMEARSDNRPTVPVQFQYFLPTNPPYAYPLTHTYTPITSSVSTIRPYPVTAQAPSSAIPAQAGVGVATTVHLNPMQLMAVDRIGLQSAQISTQNIQAASMTPQGIQPAPIGVQGLHATAPISTQGIQQAPVTTQQPQAESKQSSVVLAESTAFVTNPIGSTFSPTQPVTTIVQTHPQGTSTGAPTQVSSPRPSILRKKPVNEGAVRKTLIQAQSSEPSTARVDSGVRLAGSPRPAGVKPKPDIHVAMTPPVMATVEALPTHGGEQQPLSSPAQHLSQAIPALLAPPIPPPPSQSAAVLSALPAAMAITPPVPASMANAVSSPTQPAASSTAALSSTLPEIKVKQEAESMDTSQPALSIPSSTAPASIFSPQASGLTVPPQPGDLLLPGASPRKKPRKQQHVISNEEGEMMETNSTDEERASSRTPGSKTERPESPPREYVDEEGVRYVPVRPRPPITLLRHYRNPWKAAYHHFQRYSDIRVKEEKKNSLQDVANQRGVACRAQGWKVHLCAAQLKQLTSLEHDVYSRLITLQEGLIPKKRAGADDDLHRINELIQGNMQRCKLVMDQVTEARDTMMKVLDHKDRVLKLLNKNGTVKKSSKLKRKDRT is encoded by the exons ATGGATTCCATAATGGGTACCAGAACagtttcagttcattttcaGATTCAACATTGTATGGATTCCATAATGGGTACCAGAACagtttcagttcattttcaGATTCAACATTGTATGGATTCCATAATGGGTACCAGAACagtttcagttcattttcaGATTCAACATTGTATGGATTCCATAATGGGTACCAGAACagtttcagttcattttcaGATTCAACATGCTGAATATGGAAAATCCTCTTATCCAG GTTTTGGAGGTAAAATGAGTTCTCAGCAGTTTCCACGGGCACCCTTGCCTCCTACAGGAGTGGGACAAGGCCCAGCACCTGCTGGCAACAGCACCCTCATTCCTGGAGGCCAACCAG GTGGAGAAGAAGGCACCAGAGATGCAGACCACCCTCAGGACCCTCTGCCTAGTGGCAGATTGTCTGGAGCAGCTTTGCAGTTTCGTGATGATAAACAGGAGACAGTAGTGGTTAGGCCCTATCCTCAAGTGCAGACTTTGAGCCAAACTCCAGCTTTGGCGCAACACATGTCTATCCAGCCGAGTGCCACAGTCACTGTAGCTGCACCACCAGCTCAGTTGGCCCCTGGCCAGCAGCCTCCCTTTACTGATGGAGCAATCAAG GCTGGCCTAAAACCTGGTATGCCCAGTCGACTTATTGCACCAGCTCCAGCTACTAGTCAAGGGCACCTTCCCGGCCCAGCAAAGGTCCCTGGTCATATTACTGTTACTCTAGAAAGCAGTATGGCTCCAGCCTCCATCCCTGTGGCAACCATCAGCGGTCAGCAG GGACAGGGTAATGTGCACCACTTGACCGCTGTGCAGATTATTAGAGGCAACACACCTGCACTGCAGATCAGCTCTCCTACTGCTTCCCCTCACACTTTCACCTCCCACCTGCCCAGAG GTGCAGCTGCTGCAGCCGTGATGTCGAGCACTAAAGGCCCTACTGTACTGAGACCTGCGTGTGGAGCAAATGCAGCGCCTGGTCAACCTGCAGCTGTACAGCACATCAACCACCAGTCCATTTCG TCTCGACCTGTAGCCACCACCTCCACCGCTGTGCTGCCTACTGTGGTTGCCCCCATTTCAACAGCCAGAACCCAGTCTCCTGTTATCAGCCCTCCagttacacacactgcagaaatAATGTATGG GCGTGCAGGGCTTACAATCCATCCTGTTCCTCCTCCTGCCACCATCAGTATCCAGAGGCCTCCAACGCCAAGAGAAACTGCACGCATCACACTGCCTTCCCATCCAGCTATGGGAGCTCAAAAAGCCCAGCCTGCACACACCATGACACAG AAGTCTATTTTCAGCACTGTGGCTCCAGTTGCTGCAGCAACGGTTGCCCCGATCCTAGCTACCAATACAGTGCCATCAACTGCCACCACAg GTTCTGCACCTCATACCCAGATGAGCAGCAGTACAATAGTCACTATGACGATGACTTCCCACTCTTCACATGCAACGGCTGTAACAAGCTCTACAATTCCTGTTG CTAAAGTCGTTCCTCAACCGATTGCCCACACTTCCCCTCGGATCCAACCTGAATATTCCGGGGAAAGAACAAACCTGATCTCCATCTCTGGCCACCGCTCGTCCCCAAACCCTGTCACTATGGAGGCCCGCAGTGACAATAG ACCCACTGTGCCTGTCCAGTTTCAGTACTTTTTACCCACGAACCCACCATACGCCTATCCACTCACTCATACCTATACACCAATCACTAGCTCTGTTTCCACCATCCGACCCTATCCAG TCACAGCACAGGCTCCAAGCTCGGCAATTCCTGCTCAAGCTGGTGTGGGTGTGGCCACCACTGTGCATTTAAATCCCATGCAGCTAATGGCTGTGGATCGCATCGGCCTGCAGTCAGCTCAGATCAGTACTCAAAATATCCAGGCAGCTTCCATGACTCCACAGGGTATTCAACCTGCACCAATTGGAGTACAAGGTCTGCATGCCACAGCACCAATCAGTACGCAGGGGATTCAGCAGGCACCAGTCACCACACAACAGCCACAGGCAGAGTCAAAACAATCAa GTGTAGTTCTGGCTGAGAGCACTGCATTTGTGACCAACCCAATTGGCAGTACATTCAGCCCTACACAGCCTGTCACCACTATAGTTCAGACTCACCCCCAGGGGACAAGCACAGGTGCCCCCACGCAAGTCTCTTCACCCAGACCCAGCATCCTCCGCAAGAAACCTGTGAATGAGGG GGCTGTGCGTAAAACTTTGATCCAGGCGCAGTCGAGCGAGCCTAGTACTGCAAGAGTGGATAGTGGCGTGCGACTTGCTGGATCCCCACGACCAGCGGG AGTGAAGCCCAAGCCTGACATTCATGTTGCCATGACGCCTCCAGTGATGGCCACCGTGGAGGCCCTGCCAACTCATGGTGGTGAACAACAGCCCCTCTCCTCTCCAGCTCAGCACCTATCACAGGCTATTCCTGCTCTTCTTGCCCCACCCAtacctccacctccctctcagtctGCAGCAGTTCTGTCTGCCCTCCCTGCAGCCATGGCCATAACGCCTCCTGTTCCTGCCTCTATGGCCAATGCTGTCTCCTCTCCCACTCAGCCAGCAGCCAGTAGCACAGCAGCGCTTAGCTCCACCCTCCCGGAGATCAAAGTAAAACAGGAGGCGGAGTCAATGGACACCTCACAGCCAG CTCTTTCCATCCCCTCGTCGACAGCCCCAGCCTCCATTTTCTCTCCTCAGGCCTCAGGCCTCACAGTGCCCCCTCAACCCGGAGATCTTCTTCTGCCTGGTGCATCGCCACGAAAGAAACCACGCAAACAGCAGCACGTTATTTCAAACGAAGAGGGAGAGATGATGGAGACCAACAGCACAGACGAAGAGAGGGCCAGCAGCAGAACTCCAGGGAGTAAAACAGAGAGACCAGAGTCACCTCCCAGGGAATATGTGG ATGAAGAGGGTGTACGGTATGTGCCTGTGCGTCCCAGACCCCCAATCACGCTCCTGCGTCATTACAGAAACCCCTGGAAAGCTGCATACCATCACTTCCAGAGATACAGTGACATCCGCGTTAAAG AGGAGAAAAAGAATTCTCTCCAAGACGTGGCCAATCAGAGAGGGGTTGCATGCCGTGCACAGGGATGGAAGGTACACTTGTGTGCGGCGCAGCTTAAGCAGCTG ACAAGCCTAGAGCATGACGTGTACAGCCGCCTCATTACGCTCCAGGAAGGACTCATCCCAAAGAAGAGAGCAGGAGCTGATGATGACCTGCATCGTATCAACGAGCTCATCCAG GGTAACATGCAGCGCTGTAAGCTCGTGATGGATCAGGTGACTGAGGCAAGAGACACCATGATGAAAGTTCTGGACCATAAAGACAGAGTCCTCAAGTTACTCAACAAAAACGGCACAGTCAAGAAGAGCTCCAAGTTAAAGCGCAAAGATCGGACCTAG